The DNA segment CCACACCGAACTTCATCGGAGCTTCTCCACCTTGTAGTTCTCAATAACCGGGTTGCTCAGAAGCTTGGCGCACACCTCATCAATATGCCGGTCAAGCTCAGCGCCATCGGCCCTGACTTCCAGCTCAAAAAACTTCCCTGAACGCACCGAGAGAAAATCGCCGTAACCCATCTGCTGCAAAGCCTTATGTATCGTCACCCCCTGCGGGTCAAGTACACCATCTTTCAACCTGACATAAACCGTAACCTTTTTAGAGTCACTCATTATCAGTCCCTTTATCAGTTTTGCGTCGTCCGTATTCCCTGCCGGTCATCTTTCCCATCCCCACGCCAAATAGCCGGTATACCTCCCTGGCCATCCCGAACAATATATATAAAGCGAAAAACGGAAACAACAACAGTCTGGGCTTAAAAATGATAATGATACCGGCAATTACGAGGACAACCAGCCGCATACGATTCTGTGGTGTGTCGAAATTATCCGGGAATGCGTCGTACTCCACCTGAGAAACCATAAGAAAGGCAAACAGGATAATCATCGAGACCAGCCATTCGCTGTACTCCAGACCGCCCCACAGGTAATAGCTGAAAATGATAAAGGTAACCATGGTCACAGCCGCGGCAGGGACGGGCAGCCCCACGAAATCCTTCTTCTCCTCGGTATCCGCCAGCAGGTTAAACCTGGCCAGCCGGTAGGCGGCTGACATGATATAGACAATCGAGATTATCCAGCCCCATTTCCCCATGTTGCTCAGCTTGATGGCGTGCACCAGGGTCGCCGGAGCCACACCGAACGAAAGAAAGTCCGCCAGCGAGTCAAGCTCAACGCCGAACTGCGATGACCCACCCGACAAACGCGCCACCTTGCCATCCAGCACATCCAGAAATCCTGCCAGAATGATAAACCAGCAGGCGGTCGTGATAGCTCCCTCAAATGCCGACAGAATAGCCAGAAATCCGCACACCACGTTACCCATGGTGAAAATTCCGGGCATCAAACCCCTATATCTGGACATTGCTTCCCCTGGCACTGCTCTCCTCACCTGACTTTGCGGTTTTTTCCGGAAGGTAACCAATCACGCTTGTTCCACCGGCTACATGATCGCCCACCTTGACCTCTATCTGGCTTCCGGCAGACACGACCAACTCGGCCCTCGAGCCGAACTTTATCATACCAAAACGCTCACCGGCGGTCACCCGCGAACCTTG comes from the Candidatus Zixiibacteriota bacterium genome and includes:
- the purS gene encoding phosphoribosylformylglycinamidine synthase subunit PurS; amino-acid sequence: MSDSKKVTVYVRLKDGVLDPQGVTIHKALQQMGYGDFLSVRSGKFFELEVRADGAELDRHIDEVCAKLLSNPVIENYKVEKLR
- the pssA gene encoding CDP-diacylglycerol--serine O-phosphatidyltransferase, producing the protein MSRYRGLMPGIFTMGNVVCGFLAILSAFEGAITTACWFIILAGFLDVLDGKVARLSGGSSQFGVELDSLADFLSFGVAPATLVHAIKLSNMGKWGWIISIVYIMSAAYRLARFNLLADTEEKKDFVGLPVPAAAVTMVTFIIFSYYLWGGLEYSEWLVSMIILFAFLMVSQVEYDAFPDNFDTPQNRMRLVVLVIAGIIIIFKPRLLLFPFFALYILFGMAREVYRLFGVGMGKMTGREYGRRKTDKGTDNE